The Gemmatimonadota bacterium genomic sequence GACGTGCGGACGGGACGGTTGATTGACCTGGAACTCAAGATCGGTGACGAGTTCGAGTCGATCCGGAAGATTTATGACCTGCGGCCGATTGATTAGCGATTGAGACGGCACACAGCAGACGGCGGTCCATCACCCAACGAGTTAACACGGGAGTCACATCATGGCATCATTCATTCGACGCGCGACGGCGGTATGGCAGGGCACGGGCAAGGACGGCTCGGGGCACCTATCGAGCACCAGCGGTGCGCTGGCCAACACGCCGTACGGCTTTGCGGCGCGTTTCGTGAGCGAGGACGGGCAGGCCGGGACCAACCCCGAGGAACTCATCGGGGCTGCGCACGCGGGGTGCTTCACCATGGCGCTCTCCTTCCAGCTCGCGGGCGCGGGATTCACGCCGGAGTCGCTGACGACCATCGCCCACGTGACGGTCGAAAAGAAGGAAGCGGGTTTCGAAGTCACCGGCATCACGCTCGAGCTGAACGGTAAGGTGCCGGGGATCAGTGGGGAACAGTTCCAGCAGCTGGCGACCAACGCCAAGCTGGGCTGCCCGATTTCCAAGGCGCTGGCCGCCGTACCGATCACCTTGCAGGCCACCCTGGGCTGAGACGGCGTTAGGTCGTCTGGCTCCACGACACGGGCCCCGGCTTCCGCCGGGGCACCTGGGTGGGGTATCGCGAGCGGTGATGAGAGCCCAACGACCCTGGTCGCGGCGTTCGCCAGGGTGCGAACCCTCGTCCTTGCCTAACGTGGTGTGGTGGCCACTCGCGTCGCCACAATACCTCGCACACGACCCGCATCGATCGCGAAGCGCGTGACGCGGCCGCGCGCGTCGCGCGCAAAGGTGATGCTCAGTCCGCGCGGCACGCCGAAGGTATCCTCCCCGGATCGGGGAAGTCGCTCGTTCACGCCCCGGCCGATGCGCATGGTGACTCCATTCGTATCCGCTTCCACCTGGTAGGTCGCGTCCACCTCGGCGGCGTAGTAGGTGCCGACATAGGCGGTGGCCTGCGCCGCGGTCAGGGGCGGTGGCGCGGGGAGCGTGGGGCGCGGTGCCGCTGCGGCGAGGGCCGGCGCGGCGGCAGCCGCGGTGGCCGGTCCCAGGCGATCACGGAGTACAATCGCGGCCACCGCATCGGCGAGGGCGCTGGGATTGATGGTGCCGAGGTTGCACAAGGTCGCCACCGCGGTCTTTGCCTCCGGGAAGCGCAGCAGCTCGGCGCGATAGCCGGCCCACGAGCCGCCATGTCGCACCCGTCGCAAGCCGCGATGTTCGTCGACAAACAGGCCGAGGGCGTAGGCGATGGTGGAGTCATTGTTGAGCTTGCCCCGCGTGTGGAGGTCGCGTAGCAGGCGTTCACCACCGACGGTGGGCGTGTAGAAGTTGCCATCCCACTTGATGAGGTCTTCTATCGTCGTGTAGACCGCCCCGTCCCCGGTCTGCTCGAACAGCGACATGTCGATGGCGAAGCCGGTGGTGGACGGGCTGTATCCGGTCGCCCGTTGCGCGACGATCATGCGGTGGTCGTCGTGGAAGTGCGTGTCGTGCATGCCCAATGGAGCGAAGATCCGCTCGTGCGCAAACTGGGCGAGGGTCTTGCCGCTCACGCGCTTGACGATCTGTGAAAGCAGGAAGAAGCCGGAGTTCGAGTACAGGAACTCGGCGCCGGGCTCGAAGTTGAGCGCCTGCTGCCGGACGATGAGGTCGAGGGCATCCTGGTCGCCCGTCACGCCATCGAAGTCCGTGCCGTGCAGCCCCATGAGGGTGAGGTAGTCGCGCAAGCCGCTCGTATGGTTGAGCATATGGCGGATCGTGAGCGGGCGCTGGTAGGCGGGCAGCTCCGGGATGTATGTCCGCACCTCGTCGTCAAGGTTGAGCTTGCCGTCCTGCTGCAGGAGGACAACGGCGGTCGCGGCGAACTGCTTGGATGTGGAGCCGATGTCGAACACGGTGCGCGCCGAGATGGCGATCCCATGTTCGAGATTCGCCATTCCGTACCCACGCGTGTAGGTGATCGCCCCGTTCTGGTAGATGCCGAGGGCACACCCAGGGGAGGTCGTGCGGTCGTAGGCGGCAAAGACGGAGTCGATGCGGCGGATGTCCGCAGTCGCGATGGATTGACCGGCTGCCGGAGTGACCAGCAGCGCGAGTGTGAATGCGCAGGTGAGGAATCGCATCAGGGAACTGGAGGGGAGCTGGGGTGCCACGAACAAGTGAGCGAAAGCGTCCACAGGCTGGAGGCGGCCGGCCGCATGGGCTCAGGACGCGCTGAACAGCACGGCGACCTTCGCCAGGTCGATATTGCCGCCGCAGATGATCGGGACCACGCGGGCGCCGTGCGGGATCAGCGGATGTGGGGCGAGGAGCGGTGCGACAGCGGCACCGGCCGACGGTTCCACAAAGAGCTTGCAGCGTTCCATGAGGACGCGCATGCCGTCCAGGATCTGCGCTTCGCTGACCGTGATGACCTCGTCGACCAGCGCGCGCACATGGGCAAACGCGTTCGCTCCCGTGAACGGCGGCGCCAACCCATCGGCGATGGTTGTGTTAATCTGGAGTCGTTGGGGACTGCCCGCCGCAAGGGAGAGCGACATCACCGCGGACCCCTCGGGCTCGATGCCGATCACCCGGGCGGACGGCCGGAGCGCCTTGACCGCAGCGGCCACGCCGGAGAGCAACCCGCCACCTCCGCACCCCACCAGGACGACATCCACGTCCGGGACATCCTCGAGGATCTCGAGCCCCACCGTTCCCTGGCCGGCGATCACGCGCGGGTCGTCGAACGGATGGATGAGCGTGCGCCCTTCGCGCTCCATGATGCCGCGCGCGGTCGCGAGCAGGTCGTCCGTCGTCTGGACCACCGTCCCGCCGTAGCCGCGTGTTGCCTCGACCTTGCTGGCCATGGCCGTGGCCGGCATGACGATGGTGGCGGCAACGCCAAGTTGGGTCGCTCCCCAGGCCAGCGCCTGCGCGTGGTTGCCCGCACTCATGGACACGACGCCGCGCGCCCGCTCGTCGGGGGTGAGCTGGGCGAGGGTGTTGATCACCCCCCGGACTTTGAACGACCCGGTCTTCTGGAACAGCTCCAGCTTGGGGGAAACCCGGGCGCCGGAGGTGCGGGAGAGGTACTCGGAGCTCCCCTGGCCGGTGCGGTGGACCTTGCCCCTGATGCGTTCCTGGGCGGCGCGGAGGTCGTCTATGGTGGTCAACGTCATCCGGGAAAGGTGCGAGCCCTCCGGTCCAATCGCCATGTGAGGGATGGGCGCGGCCTTGAGCGGGCCCCCCCTCCCCCCTAGCTTCCCTCCTCCACGGCGCCGTAGCCAAGTGGTAAGGCAGCGGTCTGCAAAACCGCTATTCGCCGGTTCGATTCCGGCCGGCGCCTCTTTATCGACAGGGCTGGGGGTCCATGACGAAGACGTCCTTGCGACTCTCCGCTGACGAGCGGGCGATGCTCGCCGGTGAAGGCACCCGGGCCGAGCAGATGGCCATGGGCCTGGTCGCCCGCCTCGCGTCGATCACCGGCGCGACCGAACTCCTCCCGATCACCCGCGCACACATCGACGGCTGCCTCTACCACGGGCAGGCCTCGGTCGATTTCGCGCGGACGATGGCTGACGCGGGTGGCCAGGTCCGGGTTCCGACCACCCTGAACGTCGGGATCATCGACCTCCTGCACCCCGAGCTGTTCCGCGGCGATCCGGCCGTGGCCGCCGCTGGCCGGGAGATGATGGCCCACTACCGCACGATGGGGTGTCGCCAGACCTGGACCTGCGCGCCGTACCAGCTGGTCGAGCGTCCCTCACTCGGCGAACAGGTCGCCTGGGCGGAATCGAACGCGATCGTCTTCTGCAACAGCGTGCTCGGCGCGCGCACCGAGCGGTACGGCGACTTTATCGATCTGGCCGCG encodes the following:
- a CDS encoding OsmC family protein, which translates into the protein MASFIRRATAVWQGTGKDGSGHLSSTSGALANTPYGFAARFVSEDGQAGTNPEELIGAAHAGCFTMALSFQLAGAGFTPESLTTIAHVTVEKKEAGFEVTGITLELNGKVPGISGEQFQQLATNAKLGCPISKALAAVPITLQATLG
- a CDS encoding beta-lactamase family protein, producing the protein MRFLTCAFTLALLVTPAAGQSIATADIRRIDSVFAAYDRTTSPGCALGIYQNGAITYTRGYGMANLEHGIAISARTVFDIGSTSKQFAATAVVLLQQDGKLNLDDEVRTYIPELPAYQRPLTIRHMLNHTSGLRDYLTLMGLHGTDFDGVTGDQDALDLIVRQQALNFEPGAEFLYSNSGFFLLSQIVKRVSGKTLAQFAHERIFAPLGMHDTHFHDDHRMIVAQRATGYSPSTTGFAIDMSLFEQTGDGAVYTTIEDLIKWDGNFYTPTVGGERLLRDLHTRGKLNNDSTIAYALGLFVDEHRGLRRVRHGGSWAGYRAELLRFPEAKTAVATLCNLGTINPSALADAVAAIVLRDRLGPATAAAAAPALAAAAPRPTLPAPPPLTAAQATAYVGTYYAAEVDATYQVEADTNGVTMRIGRGVNERLPRSGEDTFGVPRGLSITFARDARGRVTRFAIDAGRVRGIVATRVATTPR
- a CDS encoding pyridoxal-phosphate dependent enzyme, whose amino-acid sequence is MTTIDDLRAAQERIRGKVHRTGQGSSEYLSRTSGARVSPKLELFQKTGSFKVRGVINTLAQLTPDERARGVVSMSAGNHAQALAWGATQLGVAATIVMPATAMASKVEATRGYGGTVVQTTDDLLATARGIMEREGRTLIHPFDDPRVIAGQGTVGLEILEDVPDVDVVLVGCGGGGLLSGVAAAVKALRPSARVIGIEPEGSAVMSLSLAAGSPQRLQINTTIADGLAPPFTGANAFAHVRALVDEVITVSEAQILDGMRVLMERCKLFVEPSAGAAVAPLLAPHPLIPHGARVVPIICGGNIDLAKVAVLFSAS